In Luteitalea sp. TBR-22, one genomic interval encodes:
- the dnaX gene encoding DNA polymerase III subunit gamma/tau → MSRPYQVLARKWRPQRFDDVVGQVGVTQTLRNAIDRKRIAQSFIFSGARGVGKTTTARILARALNCEQGPTPDPCGTCDACVEIAEGRDIDVIELDAATHTGVDNVREVIIESLGISPARDRYKIFIIDEVHMLSNSSFNALLKSIEEPPPHVVFMMATTELHKIPETIRSRSQEFELRTIGARSVAEQLGRIAEAEQLQVDPDALLLLARAGEGSMRDALSAFDQVIAFAGERITAADVASVLGLIGRDVLMDMADIVADGRAADVFDAVGRLVESGQDLKLVVRELTGLVRDLMVVSVDPSRLDDPELSGDAERLRALAARFSREDLLRAFDVLARAEQDVRYAAQPRYHLEMALLRWIHLGHLAPISEVLEALGSGRPLPAGAGARPAAPPVARPAPVTPATPAGAGTGSALRRLSESARAASPVSVASPVAAATPPAAVAPRPPAAAPPAAPAPPAPEPGDAGTPVGGGTIEQLVEALRKSNRTFFGTALARATFAIDGNKLVLTVTGNFEQARCEGRRSWIEETAQQVLGRRHVLEIRVVAQAAEAAPDPTELDKARLRDQALKSEAVQATLDVFAADVRDVEEIQ, encoded by the coding sequence GTGTCACGCCCCTATCAGGTGCTCGCCCGCAAGTGGCGTCCCCAGCGCTTCGACGACGTCGTCGGGCAGGTGGGGGTCACGCAGACGCTGCGCAATGCGATCGACCGCAAGCGCATCGCCCAGTCCTTCATCTTCTCGGGAGCCCGTGGCGTCGGCAAGACGACGACCGCGCGCATCCTGGCCCGCGCGCTGAACTGCGAGCAGGGGCCGACGCCCGATCCGTGCGGCACGTGTGACGCCTGCGTCGAGATCGCGGAAGGGCGCGACATCGACGTCATCGAGCTCGACGCGGCCACCCACACGGGCGTCGACAACGTGCGCGAGGTGATCATCGAGAGCCTCGGCATCTCGCCGGCCCGCGACCGCTACAAGATCTTCATCATCGACGAAGTGCACATGCTGTCGAACAGCTCGTTCAACGCATTGCTCAAGTCGATCGAGGAACCGCCGCCGCACGTCGTCTTCATGATGGCGACGACGGAGCTGCACAAGATCCCGGAGACCATCAGGTCGCGGTCGCAGGAGTTCGAGCTGCGCACGATCGGCGCACGCAGCGTCGCCGAACAGCTCGGGCGAATCGCCGAGGCCGAGCAGTTGCAGGTCGATCCCGACGCGCTGCTGCTGCTCGCGCGTGCCGGCGAGGGGTCGATGCGCGACGCGCTGAGCGCGTTCGACCAGGTCATCGCGTTCGCGGGCGAGCGGATCACGGCGGCCGACGTGGCGAGCGTGCTCGGGCTCATCGGCCGCGACGTGCTGATGGACATGGCCGACATCGTCGCCGACGGCCGCGCCGCCGACGTGTTCGACGCCGTCGGCCGGCTTGTCGAGTCGGGGCAGGATCTCAAGCTGGTCGTGCGCGAGCTGACCGGCCTGGTGCGCGACCTGATGGTCGTCAGCGTCGATCCGTCGCGCCTCGACGACCCCGAGCTCTCCGGCGATGCCGAGCGTCTCCGGGCGCTCGCGGCGCGCTTCTCGCGCGAGGACCTGTTGCGCGCCTTCGACGTGCTCGCGCGCGCCGAGCAGGACGTGCGCTACGCCGCGCAGCCGCGCTACCACCTCGAGATGGCGCTGCTGCGCTGGATCCACCTCGGCCACCTGGCCCCGATTTCCGAGGTGCTCGAGGCGCTCGGCAGCGGACGTCCGCTGCCGGCCGGCGCCGGGGCTCGCCCCGCGGCGCCGCCGGTGGCCCGCCCTGCGCCCGTCACGCCAGCCACGCCCGCCGGGGCCGGCACGGGCAGCGCGTTGCGACGCCTGTCGGAGAGTGCACGGGCGGCCAGCCCGGTGTCGGTCGCCTCACCGGTGGCCGCGGCCACGCCTCCGGCCGCGGTGGCGCCCCGCCCGCCGGCGGCAGCGCCCCCAGCCGCCCCCGCCCCGCCCGCTCCAGAGCCGGGCGATGCGGGCACCCCGGTCGGCGGCGGGACCATCGAGCAACTCGTCGAGGCCCTGCGCAAGAGCAATCGCACGTTCTTCGGCACGGCGCTCGCGAGGGCCACGTTCGCCATCGACGGCAACAAGCTGGTGCTGACGGTGACCGGCAACTTCGAGCAGGCCCGCTGCGAGGGCCGACGGTCGTGGATCGAGGAGACGGCGCAGCAGGTGCTCGGGCGTCGTCACGTGCTCGAGATTCGCGTGGTGGCACAGGCCGCCGAGGCCGCGCCCGACCCGACCGAGCTGGACAAGGCGCGCCTGAGGGATCAGGCCCTGAAGAGCGAGGCCGTGCAGGCGACGCTCGACGTGTTTGCCGCCGACGTCAGGGACGTGGAAGAGATTCAATGA
- a CDS encoding YbaB/EbfC family nucleoid-associated protein, with protein sequence MNIQKMMQQAQQMQEKMQRQMAETVIEATAGGGLVSVKVNGAKQLLAITLDPEAVNKDDVEMLQDAILAAVQDAQRKADEKMNSTMSGMLGGLKLPGM encoded by the coding sequence ATGAACATCCAGAAGATGATGCAGCAGGCGCAGCAGATGCAGGAGAAGATGCAGCGCCAGATGGCCGAGACCGTGATCGAGGCGACCGCCGGTGGCGGCCTCGTGAGCGTCAAGGTCAACGGCGCCAAGCAACTCCTCGCGATCACGCTCGACCCCGAGGCCGTGAACAAGGACGACGTGGAGATGCTGCAGGACGCCATCCTCGCCGCCGTGCAGGACGCGCAGCGCAAGGCCGACGAGAAGATGAACAGCACGATGAGCGGCATGCTGGGTGGACTCAAGCTGCCGGGCATGTAA
- a CDS encoding TIGR04282 family arsenosugar biosynthesis glycosyltransferase, protein MKVVVVMTRAPELAPAAVITVGEAAVVRGPKTRLAPALPDPSAREALQRAFLRDVLATARSVAGAVVRVAIAPGGNPGAFADLGVPAGQVITQKGDTLGDRERALFAELFRRGARQVIIVGSDIPLLEARVLEEAFAALDATPSPVVLGPATDGGYYLLGLSGPDVPDLFTGVRWSTRYALMDTLRRCEFAERRVVLLDVLDDVDQPEDLERLREVLRDDPSRAPATAAWMEAADLKVGGHAQEGS, encoded by the coding sequence GTGAAGGTCGTCGTGGTGATGACGCGCGCGCCGGAGCTGGCCCCGGCGGCCGTGATCACCGTCGGGGAGGCGGCCGTGGTGCGCGGACCCAAGACGCGCCTTGCGCCCGCCCTGCCCGACCCGTCGGCGCGCGAAGCGTTGCAGCGCGCTTTCCTGCGCGACGTGCTGGCCACGGCGCGGTCGGTGGCCGGCGCGGTCGTGCGCGTCGCCATCGCGCCCGGCGGCAATCCAGGCGCCTTTGCCGACCTCGGCGTGCCGGCGGGGCAGGTCATCACCCAGAAGGGCGACACCCTCGGCGATCGCGAACGCGCGCTCTTCGCCGAGCTGTTCCGGCGCGGCGCGCGCCAGGTCATCATCGTCGGCTCCGACATCCCGCTGCTCGAGGCGCGCGTGCTCGAGGAGGCCTTCGCGGCGCTCGACGCGACGCCGTCGCCGGTCGTGCTCGGCCCGGCGACCGACGGCGGCTACTACCTGCTGGGGCTGTCGGGGCCGGACGTGCCCGACCTGTTCACGGGCGTGCGCTGGAGCACGAGGTACGCGCTGATGGACACGCTGCGTCGCTGCGAGTTCGCGGAGCGACGCGTGGTGCTGCTCGACGTCCTCGACGACGTGGACCAACCCGAGGACCTCGAGCGCCTGCGCGAGGTGTTGCGAGACGACCCGTCGCGCGCCCCGGCGACCGCGGCGTGGATGGAAGCCGCCGACCTGAAGGTCGGCGGCCACGCACAGGAGGGTTCGTAG
- a CDS encoding TMEM198/TM7SF3 family protein, whose amino-acid sequence MLPETLHVPAAVLFLVGGVLSCFLGQRTFRIVLGLYGFVIGVLAAGSIVGPADTTRDILILLAGGVGGALALVLAYFIGVALVGAAMAALVVHAIAAQLGMEPPAVVVIACTIVGALAALSLQRYVIVFGTAFGGAWLLVMGALGLWHRESVTGLGSAATGWQAYPLRPAPGEHWVLVLWVALAIAGLVAQFRLSTPRMVRAR is encoded by the coding sequence ATGCTGCCGGAGACGCTGCACGTCCCAGCCGCCGTCCTGTTCCTCGTGGGCGGTGTCCTGTCGTGCTTCCTCGGTCAGCGCACCTTCCGCATCGTCCTCGGCCTGTACGGGTTCGTCATCGGCGTGCTGGCCGCCGGATCCATTGTCGGGCCAGCCGACACCACCCGCGACATCCTGATCCTGCTGGCCGGCGGGGTGGGCGGCGCGCTGGCGCTCGTGCTCGCGTATTTCATCGGCGTCGCGCTGGTCGGCGCCGCCATGGCGGCGCTGGTCGTGCACGCCATCGCGGCACAGCTCGGCATGGAGCCGCCCGCGGTCGTGGTCATCGCGTGCACGATCGTCGGGGCGCTCGCGGCGCTCTCGTTGCAGCGCTACGTGATCGTCTTCGGCACGGCCTTCGGTGGCGCGTGGCTGCTGGTGATGGGCGCGCTCGGCCTCTGGCATCGCGAGTCGGTGACCGGCCTCGGGTCGGCGGCCACGGGCTGGCAGGCGTACCCGTTGCGCCCGGCCCCGGGCGAACACTGGGTGCTCGTCCTCTGGGTCGCCCTCGCGATCGCCGGGCTCGTCGCGCAGTTCCGTCTGTCGACGCCCCGCATGGTCCGCGCCCGCTGA
- the recR gene encoding recombination mediator RecR, with protein sequence MSSPYPEPLVRLIEQLQKFPGVGAKTAQRLAFHVLKAPREDAERLAEALRDVKAQVQHCSICSNITDVDPCAYCTSPDRNPRVICVVEEPANVVAVEKTRDFRGRYHVLMGTLSPLQGIGPDALRIKPLLARVAAGDVEEVILATNPTVEGEATALYLAKLLKPLGVRVTRIGMGVPVGSDLEYADEVTMTRALEGRREM encoded by the coding sequence TTGTCTTCGCCCTACCCAGAGCCGCTCGTCAGGCTCATCGAGCAGCTGCAGAAGTTCCCGGGCGTCGGCGCCAAGACGGCGCAGCGACTGGCCTTCCACGTGCTGAAGGCGCCGCGCGAGGACGCCGAGCGTCTCGCCGAGGCGCTGCGCGACGTCAAGGCGCAGGTGCAGCACTGCTCGATCTGCAGCAACATCACCGACGTCGACCCGTGCGCCTACTGCACGAGTCCCGACCGCAACCCGCGCGTCATCTGCGTCGTCGAGGAGCCGGCCAACGTCGTGGCGGTCGAGAAGACGCGGGACTTCCGCGGCCGGTACCACGTGCTGATGGGCACGCTGTCGCCGCTGCAGGGCATCGGCCCCGATGCGCTGAGGATCAAGCCGCTGCTGGCGCGCGTCGCCGCCGGTGACGTCGAGGAAGTGATCCTCGCCACCAACCCCACGGTGGAAGGCGAGGCCACGGCGCTCTACCTGGCCAAGCTGCTCAAGCCGCTCGGCGTGCGCGTCACGCGCATCGGCATGGGCGTGCCGGTCGGGAGCGACCTCGAGTACGCCGACGAAGTGACCATGACCCGGGCGCTCGAGGGCCGGAGGGAGATGTGA